The Balaenoptera ricei isolate mBalRic1 chromosome X, mBalRic1.hap2, whole genome shotgun sequence region AACAGGTCCTCGGAAGGGAGGCTCCCGCCGGAATGCCTGGGGAAATCAGTCATATGCAGAACTCATCAGCCAGGCCATTGAAAGCGCCCCCGAGAAGCGACTGACACTCGCCCAGATCTATGAGTGGATGGTCCGCACAGTGCCCTACTTCAAGGACAAGGGTGACAGCAACAGCTCAGCAGGATGGAAGGTAACTATGACCCCCTTACCTCCGTCCCAATACCCGTCTGCTCCTGGTCCCCCCAGTCTCCTTACCTCTACTCTGGGGCCCCTTTTACACCCCTAGCCCAGAGGTCCACCTTCCGTCGTCATTCAGACAAACATTTACTTAAGACATAGTATATGCCGCTGGGTGCTTGATGCTGGAGGATCACAGATGAATAAGACACTGTCCTTGCCCTGGAGAAAATTGAATTCTCTGCTCACTGCTCAACACGCCCAGCACTTTGGCTTGGGCTGCCCCAAACACTTATCCCCACAGAGAAGTCTTTATCCTATGTACAGCAGGAACTGTGTGGATTCCCCACAGGAACCtagccttccctcctcccccacctcccaccccaacaCCTTTTCTCCCATTCCTGTGGGATCACTTGGATTCCCTGCTTGCCTCCCAATACCTCAGGGTAGAAGTACTGTTCTAGGACTCTGCTACCCAAGAAGATGGAGTGAAGTGGCGAAAGGTAAAAAGAGTGATATCCATGTGGTAAGGTAGCAGATCTTATGCACTAAGAAAAAAGGGGGGGGCTGCCTCGGTTTACCCTATATAATGCCAAGAAACTCTCCTTAGTAAGGGGCTATCCAAGTTGTGGGGGGAAGTTTTCATTTACTGTTGAGGAATATTCATGGAAAAAATAGATAGGGCTCTGACTTCAGAGCACAAGGTTGGGAGTTCCCTTGGCCTTCCATGAGGAAACTGCGAGGAAAGATCTCGCTAGATGCTCTGAAAGCTTGTCCTGGGAAATATGGGACTCTAATCCCAAGATTTGGGAGCTTTAACTCCTGTTGACGCCTTGTGCCCCCATAGGTGGTGAGATCAACATGCAAGGAAATACAGAGGGTTGAGTGAGCAGAGGAGGGTCTTCTCCTAGGTATAAGAGATCAAGGGATCGGATCCGCAGTATCCCTAGGGGTTGGGCAGAACAGAAAGCAGGACAGCTGACTGAGACCCTTGGCACTATTTCTGGGTAGACTGCCACGCCACAGTCTCAGCTCATACAGAGCTCCCCTCCTTGGACCCAGCCTACacagctgtttttcttttcccttaggtTCATTTTCCAGGGTAGAAGAAATAACCATGAGTTGTTAGTTATGCTGTGGTAGTGTAGTCCCTCCTTAGAATTTACACTTGTACGGGGTTTTTCAGTTtacaaagtaattaaaaattttaatttcatttatcgtCACAGCAATTCTGAGATTCCACATTTTACGTATTAGGAAACTAAGGTACAGAAAGGTTAGGAAACTCGCCAAAATCGATAGAATGAGGACTTGAACTCAGGTCTAACTATAAATCATATGCTCTTTCTGCTAATCCATGCTGCCATGGAATGATGGCAAAACCAAATCAGGCCAAATCTGGGGCCTCCAAGGCTctcacctcccactccccacccccaccccactccaaggGGGAGACCTCAAGCCTGAGCTGgctggcttccctggtgctgtGCCAAGGTTACTACCACTCCACCAGGGGGCGGCACTCACCTAGAACAAGAAGGCTTAATTTAGGTGGCTGGGGGAGCAATTAGCAGTTGCCCCCCTTCCAACAGGTTAGAACCGTAGGCTTCTAGGGAGCCGACCTCTCCAGGTAGGAGGCTGTACAATGTACTAGTTCCAAGGCCTAAAGAAGAGGGGATGAACAACTGGCACTCGTGGGTACTGAGTAGTAGGGAAAGGAATGAGCCTTCTCAGTAGACCCAGAGTTAGAGGATGGaaaggcagggggtgagggggaaATCACAGTGCCAAAAGTCACTGTGGTTCTCAGTTACTAAGAGCCCAGGCTGGATGGACAAGTGTGATTCCTTGAAGGAACCAAAAACATTATAACGCAGCCAGAGTAGTTGGAATGCCATTACTACAGGGTCCCAGGGAGACAACGACTTCTAAAGAGCCCTGGAGCAAGAGGCTGCTTAAGCATCTTTCCCCAGGCAAAGGGTCTCCTTATCTAGAGCATCAGTCTGAAACACATGAAGTGATTTCTGACTGTCCATAGCCTCAGCCTGCTAGTTGCTCCAAGCCCTTCTGGGCTCCTCCCAAGTTTCTAAACACTAAAGAGCTTCATGTGGGAGGTCAAATGCCCCTAAGGTTGGAGATCCTATGCACAAATTCCTGAGGAGAAGTGGGGAAAAGGAGGTAGGAAAGAGAAGGGAGGTtcctggagggtggggtggggcggacACAAAATGATGGTGTAACTAGCCTGGAGCAGCCAGTAGAAATAAGCTGCTCTGGGGGCTCAAGAAGCTGCCAATCTCAGCTCCCTGGGCCCCTGGAGAAAAAAACTTATCTCTAGCAGAATATCAGCagcgagggaggaaggaagaacacAGCTTCTAATACTCAAGGCACTCAAGAGCTGACGGAGCCTCAAGGGGAGATTCACCATCCGTCACCAGAGGGCCAACCACCAATCAGGCAACAAATATTGATTATGTACTGGGAGATTGGCACTCTGAGGGGGGCACTGCTGGGGGCTGCCCACCTGGACAACATGTCCTGGCGTTTACACTTGATAAGACGAATTACTTGAAACCATAAACAGCATAATATAGATTGGGGAAATTTGCGTGGAACAGATGAAAAATGCTGTACAAGAAATTTGGCTGCAGAAGTCAAGCAACCACtttagaaaagagagaggacttcAGCTTGATCTTGACGAGCTAGTAGAATTTAGAGAGGGGAGATCCTTCCCGggacaaggagggagggagggatgggcctGGTGTATTTGAGGCACAGGGACAAGCCTGGCCTGAATGTACTTGAGGGTGTGTGTCCAGGAATTGGgagaaatcagaaaaaaggaaTCTGCCAATCCTATAGCGAGCCGGGGCCCAAATGCCCTGTGCAGAGTGGAGCACCAGCCTTGCTGAGGTTCCAGCCCCTCAGCCAGTTCAGAGGACCGGCTCAGGACAGGGTGGGTCTGTCCTGGGCTGCTGTTGCGCCACTGTCCTGTAAATTCCACCCAAGCCTGCACTCAAGGAAAGGGGTGGAGCTGTGGAATGCTCTTTCCCACTTGAGCCTAGTTCTTGCTGAACGAGGAGTGCGTCTTCCCAACTCCCACAAGCCCCAGACAGCCACCAGAGACTTGGGAGGGGTAGAGTGCTGTGAGCtcttggtgggggggggcggcggggaggggggcacagTGCCCTCTGAGTAGCTCATTGCTCGGGTGGGAACTGTGTGTGGTCTCATCCCctgccaccaccccccacccataCCTTTGCCTCTTTTCCCCCCTGGATTTGACTAGCTTTGCGTCTCCAGGAATGCCCCCGCTGCATCCCAGCGTCCTTTTAGACTGCACTGCCGGCCACTGACCTCCCTTTCCTGTTGCCTCTGCCCCCTCCAGAACTCGATCCGCCACAACCTGTCCCTGCACAGCAAGTTCATCAAGGTTCACAACGAGGCTACCGGCAAGAGCTCTTGGTGGATGCTGAATCCAGAGGGAGGCAAGAGTGGCAAGGCGCCCCGCCGCCGGGCAGCCTCCATGGATAGCAGCAGCAAGCTGCTCCGGGGCCGCAGCAAGGCCCCCAAGAAGAAACCAGCTGTGCTGCCAGCTCCGCCCGAAGGTGCCACTCCGAGGAGCCCTGTTGGCCACTTTGCCAAGTGGTCAGGCAGCCCTTGCTCTCGAAGCCACGAGGAAGCTGACGTGTGGAGCACCTTCCGTCCACGAAGCAGTTCGAATGCTAGCACTGTCAGCACCCGGCCCTCTCCCCGGAGGCCAGAGCCTGAGGTGCTGGCGGAAGAGGAAATGCCAGCCTCGGCCAGCAGCTATGCTGGGGGTGTCCCTTCCACCCTAAAAGAAGATCTGGAGCTGTTAGATGGGCTCAATCTCACATCTCCCCATTCCCTGCTGTCTCGGAGCAGCCTCTCTGGCTTCTCTTTGCAGCATCCTGGGGTTTCAGGCCCTTTACACACCTACAGCACCTCCCTCTTCAGCCCAGCAGAGGGGCCCCTGTCAGCGGGAGAAGGGTGCTTCTCAAGCTCCCAGTCCCTGGAGGCCCTGCTCACCTCTGATACGCCACCACCTCCTGCTGATGTCCTCATGACCCAGGTAGATCCCATTCTGTCCCAGGCTCCGACACTTCTGTTGCTGGGGGGGATACCTTCCTCCAGTAAGCTAGGCACAGGGGGTGGCCTGTGTCCTAAGCCCCTAGAGGCTCCAGGCCCCAGCGGTCTGGTTCCCACCCTTCCGATGATAGCACCAGCACCGCCTCCAGTCATGGCGGGTGCTCCCGTCCCCAAGCCCCTGGGGGCTCCTGTGCTCACACCTCCTACTGAAGCTCCAAGCCAAGACCGAATGCCTCAGGATCTCGATCTTGATATGTACATGGAGAATCTGGAGTGTGACATGGATAACATCATCAGTGACCTCATGGATGGGGGCGAAGGACTGGACTTCAACTTTGAGCCAGGTACGGCACCTCCGAATCACGGTAGCCTCTCACAACCCATACCTCCTCCTAGGTGTCCAGCTAGTCCTGTGATTGAGCAAAGGAGAGGTAGAACAAGGGGTAGCTGGAGGTGCCGGGGAACTGGAGGGAGGATGTCATGTTAGAGTGGCATAGTTTCCATATGGGACCTCCAGGCCCCTCAGCAGTGCTCACCCCTACAAGGTAGGAtgggagaggtggggaaggggccgTCTCTGTTTTCCTTGGTGTGGATCTTGATGGTGGAAAGTTGTCATGCCCCAGATGAGCCTCTTACGTTGTCCTCCGTTTTCTCTTCCCACAGATCCCTGAGCCATTGGCTGGCAGCTTTATTCCCTGCTTCAGAGACGGAGCCAGGCGTGCCCATATCCACTCTTTACCCTTGACCCCTCCCTGGGAATTTGGGACCCTGCTTTAGACCTAGGGTAGGGTCTGCTCACCTGGGTGTTGAGGAAATTataaagctgggggtggggagggaaaggggagggggaaagggagagggtttATTCTCACTGTGCCAATTAGGGGGTAAGGCCCCCCTCTCAGGAGCC contains the following coding sequences:
- the FOXO4 gene encoding forkhead box protein O4; its protein translation is MDPVNENSAREAAALVDLDPDFEPQSRPRSCTWPLPRPELAPEPSEPAEVESGLGEKVHTEGRSEGRSQPTLLPSRLPDPAGGPQPGILGAVTGPRKGGSRRNAWGNQSYAELISQAIESAPEKRLTLAQIYEWMVRTVPYFKDKGDSNSSAGWKNSIRHNLSLHSKFIKVHNEATGKSSWWMLNPEGGKSGKAPRRRAASMDSSSKLLRGRSKAPKKKPAVLPAPPEGATPRSPVGHFAKWSGSPCSRSHEEADVWSTFRPRSSSNASTVSTRPSPRRPEPEVLAEEEMPASASSYAGGVPSTLKEDLELLDGLNLTSPHSLLSRSSLSGFSLQHPGVSGPLHTYSTSLFSPAEGPLSAGEGCFSSSQSLEALLTSDTPPPPADVLMTQVDPILSQAPTLLLLGGIPSSSKLGTGGGLCPKPLEAPGPSGLVPTLPMIAPAPPPVMAGAPVPKPLGAPVLTPPTEAPSQDRMPQDLDLDMYMENLECDMDNIISDLMDGGEGLDFNFEPDP